The genomic region CTGGCCATGTTTAGACTATATTCTCCCGATTCAAGCCCTACCTGAATCTTCTCAAGCAAAGTATCTACTGTTTTGATCGTAAAGCTCTTGTAGTGCTTGAACAAATACGTTAAAATATTAGCAAGTTTCGGTAGAGATTGATAGCTTACTTTTTCAGGTTTGCTGAACAGTGATAGTAATGTTTTCTCCACATTTGGGTCATTCCACGAAGCTTTTAGAATTAGTTTTAGGGCCGAATTGAGTGAAACATTATCTAATTCCCGACGGATCAAAGtaataaagaaaagttgTTCAGGTGAAAGATCTCTTTTTTCCTGGTTGAGTACGTTGAGCTGAGGCGGGTATATCAATATAATCAGATTGTCCAATGCAGCTTTATTGTTAACGGTTAATAAATGgtccttcttcttttctttgattaatACCATCATCTTCTCCATTTGGGGCTTGAATTCTGGCGTATTGATCAAGAACTTGCCGAAACTTTCAAACAAGGTCGACAAGATTTCGATATTATTTGGAACTGTAATATTCATCGCCAATGTCCTAATTTTATGGAAAATCATGAATGATGGTATTAACATAAATTTAACCATCTCCGcgaaaaaaatgatattCTTAATATTGATTTTATTAGAATGCAACTGCGATCTGAAACCTGAGTCAAGGTATTGAATTAGTTCTTCTTTAACTTCAGAAAGATAATTCTCGTTGTTTGCCATGAACCTTGCATATAAAGAGATTTTACTCCAGTCTTTACATTCCACGAAAAACTTCATGAGTCTCTTTCTTGTCGCTTTGTTATCAAGATTTTGCAACCAGTAACGACGTGAAATTTCATCTATTTCATCTTTAGTCTCTACTGTCTCAAAATCAGCAAATAATGCTATAACGTCTTCTGGACTTGGTGTTTTTTCTGGGTCATAAGTAGCATAGGCGGCACTTAAATCAGCCAGATTCTCATAAAACCTCCTGTTTTCTTCGTTCTCCCAAATTGGCTCTTGCTTCTCCTTCCAGTCAGATGCAGGCGTAATTATGGATGGCTCCTGCTCTTTTAAACTTTGTTCTATATCTAAAAGTTCTGGTGGATCCACGTTAAAGGCTTCCGCTAGCGCCGTTGCAACCGTAGagaacttttcaaaaattggATTAAGCTCATTAAAATCATCAAGATATTCACTGGATTCCTTACCAGTTCGTATTTGTGCTTTATGATGTTCCTTCATAAGCTTAATGGTTTTCTTATTCAATTCCACCGTCTGTTGGAACACAATATCTTTGTAGATTTTGAATAACGATCTCAAAAGAGTTTTCAACTCCTCGCTGTTGATTAAATTGTCCATATCAGATACTTCTTCAGAGAGTAATTCAGGATACTTCTTTAAGATCAAAATTGCTACTGGTGTTGTTAAAGCCTCCTTGAACTTATAATTTAACACCTCTCTTAATACTATAAACACGATTGGTTCCTTTTTGGAGTATCTTTTTACAACAAAAGGAGGCAATTTACTCTTGTTAAGATCATCTAAACTCGGCAGCACCCCAGTCAAATGTAATTCAATAAGTACACGAGTGCAAGCTTTCAAAACATTGGTTCTGGTGGTTTTATCCTTTTCAGTTTCGGCCTCATCAGAAGACGTCTCAAATATGAAAAGGAACGATTCTATCAAGGGTAACGTAAAATCCATATTGAACCGCTGGTGCAACCCACTTACTATCTCCACCACTGCAACAATATCATCACCCTTACCACTATTCTTAAATAATGCTTCATTTGTAGTTGTTATGATTTCTGATAGGTACTTCTCCAAAGATACCTCTCTGATATCGTTGAGTAAACCTGTCTTCGATTCCTTTGCAATACCCTGCTTCAACTTCTTAATGAAACCCGTATTCCTCTTAATACTAGAATCAAGTTTCTTGGCTTTATCAGGGAATACGTCAATCCCGGTCCACGCCATACTGTTAATTTCATTCAAGCTTGATCTCCATTCATTCTAAACACAAATTCAATCCATAAAAGCAAGGCTTTCTGTTAGTATTCTCGAAAACTCTCGACCACTTAAAAGCGTACACATACGTTCATTATGTTATTTGACGATTGGATAGGTTCAAAGTCGGTGCGTAAAGTTCTTGCTGTCGCTGTGACGTGATTTCAACAGAACTTTTGTTCGATGACTTTGGTAGAATTAACATTTCACaggattttttttttattcaaaggGCTTTCTCATACTGGCATCTCGACAATAAGTTACAGAGCGAAACGGATAGAGTTTTGGTTGCATTTATATTATCGTGCTTGTGATAGAAGAGTGTTTATATGGTTCAATAGAATATACACCTAATTGAGTGTTAAATAATAATTTTAAAAGCCTTCATCACCTAGCTTACTTTCTAAATGCACTATGTTCTGATCAATTTCTGAAAGATTAGTTTTCAAGGATATCGCTTCCTCGAAGCGCCTTTCCTTGGCAGCTGAATTAAGCATATTTTCGACTAAGTATCGTTGTTCATTCAAAACCATAAGTTCTTCTCTGTACTTCTTTACTTCCGCAATTGTTaaattattgaacaaaagatcCGATGATGTTGTGACTTCTACTTTCTGTGACACAGGGTTCAAGATTTctggtatttttttcaaggGTAGCATTTTCTCCTCGATGAACGCTGATGCATGTAGGGCAATTGACTGttgtattttcttctctgctGTTGATTTTGTATCCAACTGAACAATGctttttgataatttgTCATAAAGCGTTAAATTTTGTAATAGCTTTCTTCTTAATTGTGCTAGGTTTTGAATCGCAGTCTCATCTGAAGCGGGTGCATTATGTATCGAATCTAATGCTTTCTGGAATCTGGGGAGTAAATTTACTACAAGCGTTTCGAGGTTGTGGAGATTTTCGTACTGTTGTAAAATTTCCGGTAGTTTCAATGCCTTACTAAATTGGAGCTTACGCTTTGCAAAGACATACCTCAGACAGGAGGAACAAATTCTAACTCCTGTAGAAAGGTCTGATATTGCTTTTAAGTTCCCGACATTCTCGAAGGAAAGGTCTGGGGCCGCACTCATCAGGTTCAGGACTGGAATATCGCTGGAACATCGAGTTTCTTGTCTATCGCACACGATCTGACCGCATAATCTACAATGATGTTTCCGCATCAAGAGTCCAAACGGCTGAGAGCATATGCCGCATTGGGTTGCCATTTGATCATCCTTCCACTCTACGATTGATCGTTCCAAAGCTATAATTCCTGCTCTGATCCTGAACGTTGCAAAGACCGATGACTGATGTCGTACATGTAATTGAATTATCCCATTTATTAGTCTCAATAGCCTGTTTTCTAGCTGCAAAGTGATAAGTTCTCCATCCTCgttcttcaactttcttATCTTAGCGAAAGCTTGTGTTATATTTCTAGTCAGTCCGTAGTCATTGTAACCTTTCCTATTGATATAACACTTGTGACAACATTTACACCATACATTGCTCGCCGGATCGTATTCACCGTTTTCATTCAACTTGATGGCATTTCTACAATGCCTTAAACAGAAAAGTTCGCCGCATTTGCGGCAATTGATCATACCGTTTCTGGCGTTTAACTTACAACCGCACTCAAAACATACCGATTTGCCTTCTACTGGTTTCTTCCAGTGAGATGTATTCATCTTTAATTTCCCCTTACTCTGTCTTTCATGAGTCCTTTCTTGAACCAATGTGTTCAAACCAATGACACTTGACTCTCTTGAGCTATCGACATCGGACGCACTTTCATCGTTAAAACCGTGTACATTGTCCAAGTGGACGTTGAGCTTTCTCAAACTCTTCAACTCATTTCCGCAAACTGGGCAAGTTACGGCCTCGACATTTCTATCATGTTGTCCAGTCGAACTCGCCGAGCCCAACCACCTTCCATTTCCTTCTGTCATTGGGCTTTATAAATAGATATACTACCTCACCATCATAAATCCCATGGAAAGGAACTAGCTTGAATAATCCAACTGTGAGACTTAGTTCCTTCCTCCCCTTAGGAATAAAAGCTTCGAATCGTTAACTTTCGTTTCATGCTTTTCAAATGCAATTAAAGAGAACATTAAGCTTGACGATCTAACAAAACCTTTGCGTAATGGTATGAGACACGTTACATTAGTCTATACAACACTTATTACTACTCCGAACGGATCAACGTGTTTAAGCCAATTGATCCTTGATGATATGTTCATTCTGCTGTTTTGTCTATTAACGTTTTGGTTGGTTTTCGATAGATCATATCATGTACTATGGTTTAAAATCCAGAAGTTATTTGATATTCTACCATCTTCTACATTAACGAACAATGAGTCAGATCCTGCTACTGTGATATCTTTGCCAGATTCAAACAGTAGCTTCTTTCACAAGTTCTATTCCGAGTATTCGTTGTCTTCTAGAAAGGTTTACAATGCAGTACGAGTCATATTTTGTGCTACATTTTCTGCTTACGTTGTAGCAGTTGAAATTGTATTATGGCAGATAAAAGTAGCAGACCCCAATGCCGAGGCTAACTTGGTGACGTCAATTATATGGCCAGGCTTGTTAGCTTTATTGTTCATCtcattgattttgatacaACCTTTCCTGATACTGGTGTTCTTGTTGACGAAATTCTTCGAAGACAAGGTCAGCATGCACAAATTAGTGCCGGTAACCATTGGCATTACTATTCTATGGCTAACTTTCTTGCATTTCCTTACCATTGGACCGTTTGGCTACACATATAATCTATTGACTAAGGCATCAGTGATCGGTGTGACTGTAATGGGAATTTTGTCCGGATTGGCATCAGTCTCCACACCGTATTATGCCTATCAATATTTTAGACATCGGAACAAAAGAGATACAAAATACACTATACATAACAATGTTGATCTGTTGTGGTCTAGTGAGTCTGTGATACGGGATCGAATCAGGAATTATGAAGAATGTATTGAGAAAGATACCTCGTTGTTGTGTAGGCTCACTTCTTCCTCAAACCAAGCTGACATCATGACCACAGTACAACTGAGAGAACGAATTGCATGGTATCAACTTGAACTGGTGAAATTAAGCGGTATCTTGCAGGGTCCAAAAGAGCTTAGGAGTTTAAAGCGGATGTTTCAGGtgatttttttggtttaCTGTGTTTATAAATTGACTGACGTGTGGCTTGTAAAAGTGCCTAAAATTATAGTACACTCATTTAAGTTTCCAACAGATTTTAGTTATGAATTCTTCGACAATAAAAGTACTGAAAAGGACCCCTTAGCTGTCACATTCGCCAATATGTTTGACTTCTTGGTTCTAAGATTAGAACATCAAAATGACATGGATTCGTTAATCAAACAGATATCCTTGATATTGTCCATCTCGTTGTTCGTGTGCTCTCTTTCTACTGTCACTACGACAATCTCTTATCTTTTGACATTACTGCCTGTCAAACTACAATTATTAGCGTTATCTGCAATGCAGAGTACCAATGGCTCTGAGCTTCCTACGAGCAATAAGGATGCATTCTATACCAAGAAACCCCCTTCGATCATCAAAAACCTCGCTGTGTGTGAGTTGACAGGTGTGTACATCCTTGCCACTATCTTGATGATTCGCTCCAATTTACCATATGATGTCTCAAAACAGGTCAATCAACTCTTGGGTGAGAAATTCACTATTCCTGATGTTGTAATCGACGTCTGGTCTGATAAAATGTTCGCTTGCAGTTCGCTCTTGACATTCATTGGTATTAAGGTAGCAGAAAGAACACTACACAGATGATATGCGGCGGAATGATGACCCTATGTTAAAAATCAATTTCGCGATGAAGATCGAGTTTATAATAATGTACAGAAATTATAAATTAGAATACTAACTTTTCTAATTCAAATGCAGGAGGTTGGGAGATCAAGAAGTTTGGTCTTTCCACAATGATTAATTGGTCACTTGCGATCTTTCCAGCGAATAATAGAGGTCTATACTTATCGGTATAGAAAAACGCCTTATCAGATCTCTTCTTGGAGGTGACATCTTGCGCTCTCTGAGTTTTTAAGAGATAATCTTCCTTAACTTCGagttcttcatcgtcttcatcatcctcatcgACGTCTGCCTGTAGACCGTCAGTGGAAATAGTTAATCCGTCACGGTCACGcttcttttgcttctttcttttgctAACTGGCAAGTCTAATGACATGTTGATGTTAACCAACCAGTTAGATCCCCAGAACCATACCTTATGCTCATCCATTTCATCTAAGAATATTCCTGTGCATCTCTCTTTCAAGGAAGTAAATTGCCTTGGGAGGTTTTCATGATTGGCTTTGAACCAGTCAGTGAGTAGTTGATCCTTCTCGGATTCCAAATTGAACTCgtatattttattttctgATGTCACTACTACTACAGTCTCTCTTGGTGTGATGCACAGTGCAGTGATGAAGTTGTTCATGCGAATTAAAGCTTTACTACTGTTTGTTGTCAAATCTATTAAGTCTAGAGCACCGGTACCTCTAGACGCAACAGCGTAACGTTCATTTGCATCTAAATGGTTCACTGCATTCAAATATGATAGTTTATTGCTGGATTTCGTTGAGTTCGCTTCAGGTAACTCAATAGTTACGGTTTTTTCGTCGTCATCCTCTTCAAGGTCAATTCTAACTATTTCATCAGATTGTGAACACATTATTAACCTAGAATCATCAATGAACTTAGCAAATTTGCAACCAGTTCTCAACAAAAACTCATTGTCCAACTTTGTtactttcaatttgttgtCTGTTGGTTGTAAATGGAAAACTTTGGTAGTATTTAGTCTTCCCACTAATAAAACTTGTCCGTCAGTTGATAGTGCACAGGTTTGGATGTTTTGTTCATCCTTCAAAACCAATTTACTAACTAATTTGTAGTTCTTAGGCTCATTGACGTCTTCGCCAATATACCATATCTTCACGATATTATCCTGCCACATCACCAATAGTCTTTGTTGTTTGTTGACCAGGATGCTCTTATGGAATGGGGTAACTAGTGGCATCTTTCTATAATTTCCTTCAGCGAAAGAGGACATTGAGCACATGACAAGAGACTTTTCAATACCACCAGACACTAGGAAGTCGGATCCCATACATTGATAAGAGGACATAGATCTAACATCATTGGAATGGAATAATCTGTTTGAAGTACTGATCCATTTCATGCTCTTTCCTGTATCGATGTaagagaattggaaaatctTTCTATCAACACCACTAGTGAACAATTGTGAATTATCCAGATCAGTAGCCAGACATAGAACATCGGCATCATGAACCTTGAAAGATTGAGTCAATGTTGCGTAGTTTAAGTCCCAGAATTTGACCGACCCAGTAGAATCACCAGACACAATTTGGTTCTGTTTAGCTAGATACAACACAGACCATACGAGTGTagattctttcttcgatTTATCCACTTTCATAGTATGTAATAGTCTTCCCTTGTTTTCGTCTTGCTCCTTAGTATACCATATTCTAATCCTTCCATCAGAACAACCAGCGACCAAAGATTCATCATTGGCTGTCCATGTCAACGATAAGACACGAGATTCTTGCCTTGTAAGTATGCTCTCATGCTCAAGAACACCTTTACCACCACTGATGTTAATAAGTACTACACTGCCGTTATCACATCCGACCGCTAGCTTATTCATATCGTTGCTCATTGCAATGGACCAAATCACACCAGAGTTACAATCGTAATTTACTAACGGCAACCCGGTTGTCAAATCCCATTCTGTAACTACAGTGGAGCCACCGATCGAAAATAGTCTCAAAGGCTCTCCACGAATACTGCACCAGGAAAGACCTTCAATGGATCTTCCTTCACCTCCCAAGATCACGAACTCTTGTACCCAATCATCTCTTGGATTCCAGATCTCAATATTACCATTGGATCTACCAATAGCCAGTCTTAGCTCTTGCGGTGCCGCTTTATCAGTACTTTTGTGTGAAAATGCAAGAGCCGTTATATTACCAGGTGTAAACTGCACAAACCTGGATCGATGCACTACCTGTTTCTTCCCAGTATCAGTCATGATCAAATGTGTTCTATAAATTGAGGACCTTAAACCTGTATCAGAGAACAAAAGCTAATGTATTAgaatgaaacaaaagattGACAAACTGTAGGCTGATGTCAATCAAAAAACTTCACTGACTAGATAGAAATATACGACTTTGTTATccgatgagatgagcttcTGTTCTAAGCTTGTGTGCTCTTAACgctgaaatttttcaaaaagaaactagTTTAGCTTCAACACCGTACAGTATGAtcatatcacgtgatatatTAGATCTATTGGGAAAACGAGATTTGTTTACAATTGGATCTTCTCTTCACATAAACAAACTAATAaacaaagaggaaaaggaaagtGGAAGAAACATCGGCGGCAACCTCATAGCAGCCTTTCCCTGGTGTATACTCGTGGTATTATTGACCAAAAGGGTGCAATTGTTTGATATGGATGTTCAGGATGGAGAATCTCCTACAAATCGTCGTGTTCTGAATTCTATAGCGGAGGTTTTCCAGGTGGCGCAGAAGAGTTATGCTGGTCACAGACGTCATGTAGCTGTCTTATACAGgatttatttgaaatgTGTGGAGCAAGAGATATCAGATGTGTTTCATTATTGGTTTATCAAAATGACTGTCAAAATCTTGCCGCTGAAGAAACAGGAAATCGTGGGGGATCGCATTGTTCGGTTGATTTCAGGGTTCATCGCAAATATAGAGTCGAATCTTAACAAGATGAGAACCGAAGATGGTAATGAGCAAAATGTGAGGAATTTGGAAGTACATTTCGGAGGATTTATTGATGGATTTGTGAGGAATCTGCTTCGAGGAGTGGAATCGAAAAATAAAAACGTACGATACAGAGTAATGCAACTTTTGGCCGCAACTATGGATAATATGGGAGAAATTGATGAGGAATTGTACGAGTTGATTATGTGGGTTTTGAAGCATAGGGTGTATGACAAGGAACCTCATGTTAGGATACAGGCGATATTTTGTTTgacaaaatttcaaaacgATAACGTATCGATGATTAATGAATCAGAAACCGGAGTAAATTTCCAACTCGATGAAGCTACACAGAGTTTAATGCATATCATTAGGAATGATCCAAGTCCAGAAGTTCGGAGGGCAGCAATGTTGAATATTGTACGTTCGAAAGCGACCCAGAATGTTATCTTGGAACGGGTACGAGATgttaatttcatcaataGAAGATTGGTGTTTACAAGAGTACTAAAGAGTTTGGGGAAGCATACGTTCGATGAGGTGGATTCTGATATTTTAGAGAAACTGATGACCTGGGGGTTTGAAGATAGAGATGAAACGGTTAGAAATTCTTGTAAAAAATTAGTTGCCTTCACCTGGTTGAACATCCTGGACGGTGACATCATCGATTTATTGGAGAACATTGACGTTGTGAACTCTACATATGCAGAACAAGCACTCTATGCACTATTTGAACAGAGGCCCGATGTTATAGAAAAAGTCAAATTCCCAAAAGAAGTCTGGGAAACTTTTACCGTCGAAACTGTTTTCTTATTaaaatgtttcttcttccattgtTTGAACTGTAATCTGGTTACCATCATAGAAGAGAATTTCCCGgaagctttgaaattcGCTGAATATCTTGCattttatttgaataaaagAGTAGGAGAGGACGAGACATTATCAAAAACAGATTACAAATATCTAGATTTTATTTTGCATCAGTTATTGGAAATTGCATACAAGTACGATTTTAGCGATGAAGTTGGCAGAAGAGATATGTTAAATATAGTGAGAAATTTCATCGGAAAGGCTGTCATGTTGAATGATGACTTAATCagaatttcattgaaagtcttgaaaatattatccATCAATGAACGTGATTTCGTAACAATGACTGTGGAAATCATTAACGATATCAAATAcgatgatattgaaaagcaAGAACTGCAAGAACTGCAAGAAGCAAGGACCAAGGAGATAAGTGCACGCGGGAGTAATAGTATGGttaatgatgatgaagatgaagaaatggaCGATAATGCCGCTTTGGAATCATTCCATTCGGCTGTTGGCAACTTAGTTTCAGGAAAAGCAGTGGAAGAAAACGAACATaaagacgaagaagatgaagctGAACGAGAAATACGTCCTCAGACGCTAATTACCTGTTTGAGAATGTCAAGACACCTTCTAGAACAGATAAACACCTCTCTTGACGAAAATGTAATCGTCTCTTCGCTAATTGATACTTTGATAACACCTGCCGTTAGAAATCCTCAACCTGAAATAAGAGAACTTGGTGTCAGATGTTTGGGATTATGCTGCTTACTCGATTTACAGCTAGCCACTGAGAGTATCTATATTTTGGGTATGTGTGTTTCTAAGGGTAATGCCTCATTGAAATATATAGCATTACAAGTgattgttgatattttttctgttCATGGAACCAAAGTTGTCGATGGTGAGGGTAAAGTGGATTCCATTTCGCTACATAAAATCTTTTACAAGATCCTAAAAACGAACGACCTTCCTGAATGCCAAGCAATTGCAGCCGAGGGGTTATGCAAGTTATTTCTTGGTGATATTTTTACGGATGATGATCTATTTGAAACGTTGGTTCTATCCTATTTCTCACCAGTAAATTCGACGAACGAGGCTTTAATCCAGGCGTTCGCATTCTGTCTACCAGTTTATTGTCTTTCTCATGTTAACCATCAGTCCAGAATGTCGAGAATCGCTGCAGACGTGCTTTTAAGACTAACAATGCTTTGGGATGAACTACAGAATTCAGACACTGCAGATTCCTTTAGCAAGGATTCAATGCTCAAACCAAACGAAATTTTCCACCAATTGATCTATTGGTGCGATCCTCGAGGTCTTGTAAACTCAGCTGAAGAAATCGTAGATTCGAATACCTCGCAAGTTGACTTTTTGATTGATGTGTTAACCGTATTCgaaaggtttgaaagaaaggaCGTTAAAAAAATGCTACTTATGAACATTCAGAAATTTAGTGTTACTCCAAAACAGCCCAAAGTAAAACTATTGAAGATTAAGCAACTGTTAGAGGAGATAATGGAGTATTCTAGCATTGATAAACTCTGCAAGAATGCTATTACAAATTTCATGACCAAATTGTACTCTATACTGTCGAATTACGATGAGAACGGAGAAGAAGTAGGCTTGTCGCATGACATGACAAATGAAAGCTTAGGAGAAACTGGGACGGTCACTGAATTAAGCGTGTCAGAAATTTCCAATAATGGTTCGAAGGCATCTACTTCATTCACTGACTCCAACGTAGAATCTAGAGGTACCAAAAGAAGTAGAGAGTCTGAATCAGGTAGCGATCCCGACTCTTCTTTATCAACAGCAAATACTCTAAATGTATCCAAAAGTGTAAGCTTTGCTATCTCGGATACTTGACTTGAGTGATTACGTTAAATTTATAAACGAATGCATTTAAATATGATATAGTTTTATCAGAAAAATTCACTTAGAACCTGatcatctttcaaatttctaTCCACGACGTAATATATCTCCATGAGAAGGTTA from Kluyveromyces lactis strain NRRL Y-1140 chromosome D complete sequence harbors:
- the NMD2 gene encoding Nmd2p (similar to uniprot|P38798 Saccharomyces cerevisiae YHR077C NMD2 Protein involved in the nonsense-mediated mRNA decay (NMD) pathway interacts with Nam7p and Upf3p) yields the protein MNNEWRSSLNEINSMAWTGIDVFPDKAKKLDSSIKRNTGFIKKLKQGIAKESKTGLLNDIREVSLEKYLSEIITTTNEALFKNSGKGDDIVAVVEIVSGLHQRFNMDFTLPLIESFLFIFETSSDEAETEKDKTTRTNVLKACTRVLIELHLTGVLPSLDDLNKSKLPPFVVKRYSKKEPIVFIVLREVLNYKFKEALTTPVAILILKKYPELLSEEVSDMDNLINSEELKTLLRSLFKIYKDIVFQQTVELNKKTIKLMKEHHKAQIRTGKESSEYLDDFNELNPIFEKFSTVATALAEAFNVDPPELLDIEQSLKEQEPSIITPASDWKEKQEPIWENEENRRFYENLADLSAAYATYDPEKTPSPEDVIALFADFETVETKDEIDEISRRYWLQNLDNKATRKRLMKFFVECKDWSKISLYARFMANNENYLSEVKEELIQYLDSGFRSQLHSNKINIKNIIFFAEMVKFMLIPSFMIFHKIRTLAMNITVPNNIEILSTLFESFGKFLINTPEFKPQMEKMMVLIKEKKKDHLLTVNNKAALDNLIILIYPPQLNVLNQEKRDLSPEQLFFITLIRRELDNVSLNSALKLILKASWNDPNVEKTLLSLFSKPEKVSYQSLPKLANILTYLFKHYKSFTIKTVDTLLEKIQVGLESGEYSLNMARVSQVKYLTELYNTSFLKFEVLLDTMYRILRFGYPSGQPNPFFINEGDLPDNYFRISLISTILLGINRKSEFALKKLKIFIQFFEYYIFCKDQPLPNEVSFKVENVFALYPDHSRSSDWSQCYEKLILLLKELGVTSAEAMTSTGRGENEDVDDDDEDDDDDEDDDDDDENDDENDDEDEDEEEVDTAHGTIRVLDNIEIDLGLNEAQLELSDISSLSDGSATDDSSDSDNGDEQDMNDSLESSAEEVSDDDEDEENDDEDDEEDEDDEDDQDDEDDEDDEEEDEEEDNDDDDDDYLIDREKEKKRIMEEFEKKLADDSERKAQADFDRQFQLMMDESLGSIKNETVQSVSMPMHFSSQAPKSDIPSETPKGGKIPFMFLSRSGKKTQAHSINVPSETKFVSEILEEEQRVKEERQKIKSIVMNRNFD
- the PEP7 gene encoding phosphatidylinositol-3-phosphate binding protein (similar to uniprot|P32609 Saccharomyces cerevisiae YDR323C PEP7 Multivalent adaptor protein that facilitates vesicle-mediated vacuolar protein sorting by ensuring high-fidelity vesicle docking and fusion which are essential for targeting of vesicles to the endosome required for vacuole inheritance); protein product: MTEGNGRWLGSASSTGQHDRNVEAVTCPVCGNELKSLRKLNVHLDNVHGFNDESASDVDSSRESSVIGLNTLVQERTHERQSKGKLKMNTSHWKKPVEGKSVCFECGCKLNARNGMINCRKCGELFCLRHCRNAIKLNENGEYDPASNVWCKCCHKCYINRKGYNDYGLTRNITQAFAKIRKLKNEDGELITLQLENRLLRLINGIIQLHVRHQSSVFATFRIRAGIIALERSIVEWKDDQMATQCGICSQPFGLLMRKHHCRLCGQIVCDRQETRCSSDIPVLNLMSAAPDLSFENVGNLKAISDLSTGVRICSSCLRYVFAKRKLQFSKALKLPEILQQYENLHNLETLVVNLLPRFQKALDSIHNAPASDETAIQNLAQLRRKLLQNLTLYDKLSKSIVQLDTKSTAEKKIQQSIALHASAFIEEKMLPLKKIPEILNPVSQKVEVTTSSDLLFNNLTIAEVKKYREELMVLNEQRYLVENMLNSAAKERRFEEAISLKTNLSEIDQNIVHLESKLGDEGF
- a CDS encoding uncharacterized protein (similar to uniprot|P38799 Saccharomyces cerevisiae YHR078W Hypothetical ORF), which gives rise to MRHVTLVYTTLITTPNGSTCLSQLILDDMFILLFCLLTFWLVFDRSYHVLWFKIQKLFDILPSSTLTNNESDPATVISLPDSNSSFFHKFYSEYSLSSRKVYNAVRVIFCATFSAYVVAVEIVLWQIKVADPNAEANLVTSIIWPGLLALLFISLILIQPFLILVFLLTKFFEDKVSMHKLVPVTIGITILWLTFLHFLTIGPFGYTYNLLTKASVIGVTVMGILSGLASVSTPYYAYQYFRHRNKRDTKYTIHNNVDLLWSSESVIRDRIRNYEECIEKDTSLLCRLTSSSNQADIMTTVQLRERIAWYQLELVKLSGILQGPKELRSLKRMFQVIFLVYCVYKLTDVWLVKVPKIIVHSFKFPTDFSYEFFDNKSTEKDPLAVTFANMFDFLVLRLEHQNDMDSLIKQISLILSISLFVCSLSTVTTTISYLLTLLPVKLQLLALSAMQSTNGSELPTSNKDAFYTKKPPSIIKNLAVCELTGVYILATILMIRSNLPYDVSKQVNQLLGEKFTIPDVVIDVWSDKMFACSSLLTFIGIKVAERTLHR
- the UTP4 gene encoding small subunit rRNA maturation protein UTP4 (similar to uniprot|Q06679 Saccharomyces cerevisiae YDR324C UTP4 Nucleolar protein component of the small subunit (SSU) processome containing the U3 snoRNA that is involved in processing of pre-18S rRNA), which translates into the protein MTDTGKKQVVHRSRFVQFTPGNITALAFSHKSTDKAAPQELRLAIGRSNGNIEIWNPRDDWVQEFVILGGEGRSIEGLSWCSIRGEPLRLFSIGGSTVVTEWDLTTGLPLVNYDCNSGVIWSIAMSNDMNKLAVGCDNGSVVLINISGGKGVLEHESILTRQESRVLSLTWTANDESLVAGCSDGRIRIWYTKEQDENKGRLLHTMKVDKSKKESTLVWSVLYLAKQNQIVSGDSTGSVKFWDLNYATLTQSFKVHDADVLCLATDLDNSQLFTSGVDRKIFQFSYIDTGKSMKWISTSNRLFHSNDVRSMSSYQCMGSDFLVSGGIEKSLVMCSMSSFAEGNYRKMPLVTPFHKSILVNKQQRLLVMWQDNIVKIWYIGEDVNEPKNYKLVSKLVLKDEQNIQTCALSTDGQVLLVGRLNTTKVFHLQPTDNKLKVTKLDNEFLLRTGCKFAKFIDDSRLIMCSQSDEIVRIDLEEDDDEKTVTIELPEANSTKSSNKLSYLNAVNHLDANERYAVASRGTGALDLIDLTTNSSKALIRMNNFITALCITPRETVVVVTSENKIYEFNLESEKDQLLTDWFKANHENLPRQFTSLKERCTGIFLDEMDEHKVWFWGSNWLVNINMSLDLPVSKRKKQKKRDRDGLTISTDGLQADVDEDDEDDEELEVKEDYLLKTQRAQDVTSKKRSDKAFFYTDKYRPLLFAGKIASDQLIIVERPNFLISQPPAFELEKLVF